Genomic window (Lusitaniella coriacea LEGE 07157):
GTTTGGGAGTCAGGAGAGATTAAGCTCGCTTGCTGCAAATCGAGCAGGGCTTTAATAAGAAAGGCATAATCTTCCGACTGAGCGGGAATTGACACGGTTCCTTGATAATTCAAGCGATGCAAGCGCCCATTTTTCCATTGGTTCTGCAAAATGAACGTCGCGGCTTGGGCGGCTAATTGCCAATAGGTGGGTTTCTGAAATACGGTGTAGGCTTTGGCTAATCCAGAAATCGTTAAACCGTTCCAAGCAACGATTGCCTTGGTGTCAGTGACGGGGGGAATTCTCCCTTTCCAGTTGAGGGTTTTCGCCTCCTCGCTATTTTGGGCGGGGGTTACTGTTTTTAGGGTTTCTCGACTTTCCCCATAACGAACTTTAAAGAGCTTAGAGAGGGCGTTTTCTAACTTTTTGGCAAATTTCCCCTTAACGCTGCGTTTGAGGACATTCTTGCCTTCAAAATTGCCTTCTAGGGAGAGGACAAAGGATTCCCTCAGACCCTTGAATTCAAGATCGGTCAAGAGCGGTTTAATATCGTTGTAGCGCCACACGTAGAAGGCTCCCTCTTTCGGTTCTGCGTCTGTGGGACGAACGAAATTATCTGCATCTTGGGCGGCGTAAAAGTAGCCTTCCGGGGCAGTCATTTCCCGTTTTAACCAGTCTACAATTCCCGCGATCGCGCGATCGTAAGCAGGTTCGTTTTCGCCCGTACTCCACAAATCGACCAAAAATCCCAAAATTTGCCCGTTATCGTAGAGCATTTTTTCAAAGTGCGGCACTGTCCACGCCGCATCTACCGTGTAGCGATGGAATCCTCCAGCAACATGATCGCAAATTCCCCCCAAAGCCAAATCGTCCCCCCGTTGAATTGCCACACTCCGCGCTTCTTGGGCTGCGGCTTTAATTTCCAAAGGACTGCTGTGCAACACGAGGAGGCTGTAGGGCATCATGGGAAAGCTCGGACGACCGAATTCTTTTTCTCCAATAATTTGCGTGGCAACCATTGCACCGCGTCGGAGAACTTCTTCGCTGAGATCGAATGCGTCCTGGGATAGATTTTTTGAGGTGTTGAGTGTTGTGAGGATGGTGTCTTTAACTTGCTGTAATTTTTCCTTATCCTCGTCGTAGAAGCGGCGGAGGGTTTGCAAAACCTGGAGGAATCCCGGACGATTGTAGCGCGGTTCGGCAGGAAAATAGGTTCCCCCATAAAACGGAACGAGATCCTCCGGCGACAAGAAGACATTCAATGGCCACCCCCCTTGCCCCGTCATCATCTGAAGGGTTTGCATATAAAGACTGTCGAGGTCGGGTCGTTCCTCGCGATCGACTTTAATGGGTAAGAAGTTTTCGTTAATATAGTCCGCGATCGCGCGATCGGAAAACGCTTCTCCCTCCATCACCGTACACCAGTGACAGCTAGAATAGCCGATGGACAGAAAGATAGGCTTGTTTTCAGCCTTTGCAGTGGCGAGAGCTTCTTCCCCCCAAAACCACCAGTTAATCGGATTGTTTGCGTGTTTGCGCAGGTACAGACTTTTGGAATGTGCAAGACGATTGGGCATACTTCGGGTAAGCTAGAGGTTTTTCTGTTAGTCTACCCCGGTTATTACGGGTTATCAGTGACCTGAGAAGGATTATTCACTATCTGTGATTGTTGACAAATCGAAAAACTGGGTCTAACAACGGTTTTGACTAAGAGTACTCCAATCAATAAACTATCCCACGCCGTTTCTTCCTCACTCCAGCTCCCCCAGCTTCCTGTCTGACGCGATTGAACAACTTTTTATTTCGGTACTCTAATGGGTTAGTGCAGCAATTACCCGTTCGTATTCTGCTTTTTGTTCTAAACTGGCTTGCATCAAGCACTCGGCATGAATTCGCTTCAACTGTTCGAGATAGTTACTATCCGTCGCCCACTGAGGGTTCAAACGAAAAGAGAAAATTAGCATCAACTGCGATTGTAAGGGAAGTTGGCGAAATGCTTGGAGGCGTTTTTCGAGAGAAGACATAGGAGGAATCAATTAATTATGAGTAGCCTAC
Coding sequences:
- a CDS encoding thioredoxin domain-containing protein, producing the protein MPNRLAHSKSLYLRKHANNPINWWFWGEEALATAKAENKPIFLSIGYSSCHWCTVMEGEAFSDRAIADYINENFLPIKVDREERPDLDSLYMQTLQMMTGQGGWPLNVFLSPEDLVPFYGGTYFPAEPRYNRPGFLQVLQTLRRFYDEDKEKLQQVKDTILTTLNTSKNLSQDAFDLSEEVLRRGAMVATQIIGEKEFGRPSFPMMPYSLLVLHSSPLEIKAAAQEARSVAIQRGDDLALGGICDHVAGGFHRYTVDAAWTVPHFEKMLYDNGQILGFLVDLWSTGENEPAYDRAIAGIVDWLKREMTAPEGYFYAAQDADNFVRPTDAEPKEGAFYVWRYNDIKPLLTDLEFKGLRESFVLSLEGNFEGKNVLKRSVKGKFAKKLENALSKLFKVRYGESRETLKTVTPAQNSEEAKTLNWKGRIPPVTDTKAIVAWNGLTISGLAKAYTVFQKPTYWQLAAQAATFILQNQWKNGRLHRLNYQGTVSIPAQSEDYAFLIKALLDLQQASLISPDSQTNWLEEAQKVQQEFDEWLWNEEMGGYDNTAKDASDDLLIRERSYIDSAIPSANGIAIANLLRLSLLTDNLEYRDRAERGLKAFSRVMEESPQACPSLFLALHWYRNATVVRTTVERLPTLMSQFFPVAVYQIAKSLPSGAIGIVCRGTSCLEPAQSEARLLDQMQPLDAPAPPMTV